The window atacaaggaagaaaagtatttagtaaattcgattgtaaatctggatattggcagattaaaatgcatgaagatagtatagaatgaacaactttcacatgtccagaaggacattttgaatggttggtCATGCCGTTCGAATTAAAAAGGGGCTcctctaatttttcaaaaaaaaaaatgaatagtatTTTTAGTGGAACAATTGTATTTCTTTATCTACGTCTATCCCAAATTTCTTCGGGCATAGTCTAGGCGTATCCTATACTAGTCGCGTGTAAATAACTTTACTAAGCTACATTAAATGTGTCACTACTATACCCAACTATGGGAATATCTTACATTTACTTATGGATATTAACtaattttgaaaactattttgtattaaaatgataaattagtcaTTCTataaccaaacgaccccttagagcTCCAATAGAGCTTGTATGACTTCATACTTAAAAAAGTTTGACCCACTCATTCAGCAAgactcatagtcttgaatttgtcattctttattttatttttttaatattaagttGTTTCTAAATTGTGTTCTTTATtaacaagaatttttttctgTATACCTTTCGGTTCTTTTCTTCAATGACTCCACTTCAGCAACGGAAAGATCACCTTTATACTgccttaaggggtcgtttggtagaaaGAAAAGTTATTTATGGATTAACAATATTGAGATTAGCAATGTAgagattatttttattaagtATTTGATTCATTATATTAAGAACTAGATATATTACGTATTATGTTTGGGTTTAAAACTTTACAAAATCTTCTTTACAATTATACCCTTAAATTTTTATAGAATTTTCTACTTCATTTAACTAGTCAAATTACTCATCCTTTGCGATCTTATAGAAaagttaaaatatgaataataattctTACTCCGCTTagttgatcatttttttttttctaaaaaacaattgaatttatttgatcaagtttaatacaacaaataattgtcatattatacagaaacaattttaaaaaaaacgtAAAGCACACTATGTAAGAACATCACAGACTGTTGATAATatagttttagatttttatttgacAATAAtcttttgtatttaaattaagtataaataacataaataccaatccttttggaagtaattacagtctctctcacttttttaattattttactctctctccttattaatatacataacataaccgacatatacataacattctgtgtatatattgggattttgtaatatgtttagggagttaggattttttgtaatattgaaaatataagttgtgtatttgtgtaatttttagttaaattaatctTTCTATAAATTGAACAATTGCAAAATAGCATAAATGTAGTTCGCATTCGAAGGTATCAACCaacataagaaagaaaatgatATTTACGCACTTGATCTGCATACGCAAAGTAAAACGAGGATGACAAATTAAATGTAACATAACAACCAAATTTGTAGTGATTagatttaaaatgaaaataaaagaaaaatttaataaaaagaattaaGGGGTAGTTAAGTTATTTAATTctcttatttatgtattattaagCCATGGATAAGTAATCCCATGATTTCTTAGGTATAAGATAATACACTCTATGGTGTATTAGCTATTCAAGTATTAGGTGGGATTAAATCTAAATTGAGCAACCAAACATTGTATTAGTTGGACTAAATTTTAATTCAtggaatattttatttaatacaaCATACCAAACGAGTCCTAAAAGGATCGATTTAGGGTGTGTTGGGATGGAATTCTCtgttgaaaaatgtttttctaaaaaaacattTTCTcgatcttttattcttttttttttatttgatatgcaaataaaaataattttaaaaaatatttgaatatatccaaaacacaaaattacaaGGATTGATGGAAATAGAGTAATGGAGGTTGTGGCGAAGTGGGCGGGAGTGGGGGGGCACAAGGGTGGGGTGAGGTATAGGATTGTGGGGTTGGCGTTGGCAGCGTAGGGTGGGGTTGTTGTTAGGGTGGCCGATGGGAGGAGATAAATGTCACTACtcactttatttctatttttcattaagGAAGTCATATTTAAATGAGcctattttcataaaagaaacaATCAAGACTTTTAACTGAGAAAATAGAAAACATTTCTGTTTTCCtccgtaccaaacacacccataggCCTAAAGAGTTGAGGATTTAGCAAGTTGAACTTTTTGGCCGCACTACTTGGTTCAACACAGAATCATACAAATTGCAACTAACAATAATGTCTTTATATATCCTACAACCGGAACCAGTCATTGAAATTGACAGAAAGATGTTTCACAGTTCAATAAGTCTTCCACTTATTTGATGGGCTGGTTAGGACAatatttattgttaattaaaTACATTATCTTACATATGCCAGACATAATTTGCATCAATAATTTCCATTATCTTTCTTGAGTATCTGGGGAACGTAGAGCGCGACACAACACATTGCTGAGAATTCGAAGCCAATAATGGTAATATTTGTTCCAATTTACATTTACATAACTCCTAATTGCAATAAGATTAATCcaaatcaaacactaaatcagTGAATGATAGCACCATAAGTGTATTTAAGGTTTCATAGCACAAACCTTTTTTGGTTTGGAAAGAATGCTGGCATAATATGCAGAGACCATCAAAGAATCAAGATTCTGCCAAGCACTGGACCTAGTGGTTTAGCGCATAGAAATCCTTGTGTGTACCATTACTATGTTTCTGCAAATCTACTCGAAAACCATCTCTGTAGCTTTGTCATTTCTCTACCTCCTCCTGAATTTGACCCTCTGCATTAACAGACGCAGTTAGATAACATCGATGACCCTCAAAATGTGTGCAAGAAAGTGACTCTTACCAGGAAGTTCAACAGCCAAGTTTGCTTGCTGATCTGCATCAGAGTTTGACTCCTATTAAACGAAGAGCAAGAGACATGTCAAATTTCTGCAAAATTACGTACCCAGCATAGTCCCACAAAGTGgcgtttggggagggtagagtgtacgtgcAGCTTATCCCTACCTcaaaggtagagaggctgtttctgctAGACCCTTGGCCCAAGAAAATCCATCCAATCAAGGAGAAGATAATAggtaaaaataacatttttttaaaaaaataataataaattaaaggtaATATCCCAGACACGAGGAATATATGTAGTTTTTATGCAATTATTATTGAACAGGCTTGTGACATAAAGTGAGACCACGTTTTGATAAGTTAAGTTGTGCAAATGAAAGAAGAGAAAGGATGTTAAAGAATTACCCGAAGGACATGAATGATGCGGAAAGAAACAAACCGTTCCTTCAGTTGTTTTGCCTGCTCAAACACTGTggcaatattttgatttttaaccTTCCACAGACCTTGGACCTGTGTGGCAAATTACAACCTcattaaagtgaaatatcaaagggactgaaaatgaagaaaacaagaaaccataaaataaactaagaacAGAGGACAGCCAATAAGCAAAAGTTAAACAATATCGAGCTTGGGTTCAGCAATACTTTTGGAGAATTCGAGCAATCTAGAGGAACATCTCATCAGATCCTTACAGCttgttaatttttttcctttaagatGAAAAGAGATTTTCTATGTTCGACTTTTTCTCTACTCTCTTGACCTTTCTGCAGTATGAGGAATCTACCTCTTCTAGACTTTTCCTGTTTTGCCAACTTATTTCAGTCCATCCTTCATTAGTATCATCGCCAAGCATAAAACCATTACTAATCTCgaatatttgttaaaatttcCCATTTTTTCAAAATAACATGTTTTCTGAACTTACACTGAACTTGAATTGACAGTAGTAACTGACCTACCAATGAATATCTTTTTTCGGGATTTAATCAAAGTTATCAAAcgtttcttctttcttctctaacACAGTGGTTGAGTTAGTTCACAAGGAAATTATGGTTACAATATGTCAGAGAGGTCAGAAGAACCTTATCCcatacagaaaaaataaaaggcaGATGAGACTTGAGGAAATgacactacaacaacaacaacagacccactgtattcccacaaagtggggggTCTGGGGCGGATATTATGGAATGAAATTAATAACTTCAAGAAGTAATGAACAAACAGTCATTTCTCAAGAAAATTAATGAACAAACAGTCAGAAAATTGTTAGATAGCTCACTACCAACTTCCTGGAGCTTCTAGATAAGCAAAATACTCCACCAATCCAGGTAAAGATTAAAGAAGGGAAAAGGTTCAAAATACCCCTCTACTTTCATCTATGAGCTACTATAGGGCCAAATATACCCTACCCCTCTTTTTAACACGTTTCCACCATAACAAGGTGAGAACCCACGTGGCCTGACATTTGGGTGAGTTGGAAGCCACATGAGATGCCACCTAACAGACATTCTTTTTCCATTtccatttcaaatttttattctttttccttttcctttactCTTTATCCATTTACAAAAATCCTAGTACAAATAAATTCAAGCTTCTTCAAAAATAGGTGTAGCTAAAAATTTGTATTAGAATATTCCAATAACATTGCAGCTAAATTGTGCCCCAATACAAAAGAAGCAAAATCCATCAACAGCTGGAAAGAAAGCTTTGTGTTGCTCATTAGGGTTCTATCTCATGAACCCAGAATCCAGTCTGTTCCTAATACCTGTAGCCGTGGACACTCCTGCTGCCAATCACTTGGATGTGTTTGATATCTATTGCTGATCTTGTGGTACAGTTTTAATCAAGTTTCCACTTTtccatctttttaaaaaaaattaatttcagaatTTTTGCTGCTCTTTATTTGTTTGGCATTAAATTAGTGTTACGAATGAACTGTAGACTGAATCTTGATGTCTGAAATTGAGAACACCAAACATTATATCTCGGTATATAGAAATAACTACACCGCAGTTCTGAACTATTTGAGTTGGTTATATGAATTGGAAATATCCACTCAGTTCAAAAATAGAATCTGAATTAATTTTTGGATTAGGGATTTTGTAAATGGATAAAGAGAAACGGGAacagaaaagaagaaaaggaaaaagaattaaatttgaaatgaaaaaggaaaaaaaaacaggTGGTGAGGTGCACCTCACCCAACGTCTGGCCACATAGGCTTCCACCTCACGCAAATGTCAGGCCACATAGGCTTCCACCTCTTGAAATGGTGAGGAGGTGTTAAAAAGAGAGGGACTTTGTTAACTTTGGTAATGGCAGAGGTATTTTTGGCTCTATAGTATAACTGGGGACAAACTTAGCTAATAGATGAAGGTAGTAATTTTGACCTTTTTCCATTAAAGAATGTAATttagttttttccttttctttttgataaCTATGGTGCCTAGGTTATCAAAAACAGACAGGGCACCTACTACCTCCCACCAGGTACCTCTATCTACCAATGCTTGgacagatggaaagaaatcacctagtgctTTTGTCTCCGTGGGGGATTGAACGCGAGATCTCAtggttctcaacccacttcattggcCACTAGGCCACATCCTTGGGTGCTAAAGTTATTGAGAGTACAATAGAATGTGACAAGTTCTGATACTGTAGTGTATCATAAAGGAACAATCTCACACAAGGGAAAGGAAAAATAAGCGACCAAGTACATGATATAGAAAACAAACCTGCATACAAACAAGCTTGGAGTCGCCCTGAACACGAATGCTTGTGAATCCTTCTCTAAGTGCATGTTTCAAACCCAAAATAAAGCCCCTGTATTCAGCATGATTGCTTGTTGCCACTCCTAAACCTTCACGTAGCCTGAGGGTCTATTAGAAGGAAGGTTGTAAGTACAGGTAGGAAGAACCAAAAGCACAAGTACAATTCCAGAGTTAATGATCATTACCAAACTTCCATCGTCAGCCCGTATAACAGCTCCTGCACCAGCTTGTCCAGGATTTCCTTTTGAAGCACCATCGAATTCGAGAGTACAAGAACGCTGCTGAAGTTAACAACTATCAGATTCTTTATATCAGAACCCAAaccatcaagaaaaataataagatccCCGCCTGATACTTAGCTACAAAGAGTTCAGTTTTCACCATTGATCTGTAAAAGTAATAATTTTGCTCCTCGCAACTACCATTAAGTATAAAGTCATTCTACTTGGTAAACTACATATAGTCAATCCTCATTGTAGCGGCAGCATTTGTCTGAAAATTGCATAGCTGTTATAGTGATGTATTGTTATATGTGTATACCGCATTTGATGTTTAGATTTCATTTAGGTGTTATGAATAAGAGTATGCAAAAATTAGTTTAATGATTTCGTTTACCAAAAAGAATGAATCTCTTTGTTAATCAGAAAGCTAGAAAGACTATGAATGCAAAGAGGCCAACATTAGTAGCCTTTACTCGTAAGTTATGAGCATAATTGACGGACACCATTTAAATACAATTTTTTCCTTTAAGATATTCATACTTGAAATTTACTATGTGCATGGCATTAATGATGgttatcataaatattttaatattttatttcatacataatatagtttttacaaaatattgtGCAAAAGTCTGTTATAAAAGGGTATTTTTAAAAGAAGTGTACCACTATAATAAATGGCATTATTGTTATAGGTAAAACGTTGTTATGacaaagtaaaacataacataacATGAAAAATCGGTTTTGGAGAAAATCAGACTATTATGATGAAAATGCCGTCACAACTACAACGAATGGCTGTTATAACAAGGTTTTACTGTTTAAAGAAATTATTTATGCTTAAAGATTAGACATCATCTTAACAGCCACTCACACCAGATGGTAGAGCTAGAACTTGGTCAGGCTTATGATGTTCTAACTTGACATGCTTTCTTCCGGAATCATTTGAAATAGCTGCTGATCCAACACCATCCTGCAAATTAAAGACAGATGACAATAAACAAGATGATTTACAAAACAGTATTGAGCCAAACACATTTTATCCATGCAAAATTGTAACTGGTCAGCATTACAACTATTCTAAAACAATATACATAACCATCTTTGCAAAAAGGCAGGAAGTAGAACAAATTACTGCAAAGAGTACAATCCACTAATTGCAACTCTATGTGCTCCTTGTACATTAAGATGTTGCAATTCATACAATTATAGAAAAAACATTGTCAAGATGTTTTATTTCAAAGTGGCAGCAACATTTTCTGTTAGAATACTTAATGCAGATTTCTCGAAAATATTAAGTCCTTCCTTTTTGCTCACAAATAAATTACTGAAGATTTCCACATACACTTTCAACTTTAACTTCAAAATACTCTGTTTTAAATTTCAACCGAACATTTTCAAACCCCCTTACCAAGGTTTTAAGTAAGCACATAACAATAAGCCAATTTCACTGACCTCAGCTCCACAAAAGAAAACAGTAAAAAGATCTCCTATCTAGTCATATAGCTACAATGCATCCCAAAAATTCTAGGGATTATTACTCTTAATTTCTTCCTAAATAACCTTGAATTCAGTATAGGAAATTTACATCAAGAGGAACATTTCAGtttaaaagaaataaaggaaagagaaatggAAATCAACCATTATGCAGTATCAATGCACAAACATGGTAAAGTACTATCATAGACCATCAAAACGTATCAGGTTGATCTGATCCTCTAGCGCAAAGGTCAACGCAATGGTGacaaaaacaaaacacacaaatGTAGTTGATTAATGTTAAGCGACTAAGAAATTTCTTATGAGGAAGAAGACTAATATGTTGTCTTTATCACCCTTTCATGCAGTACTTCCAGTAAGATGCACGTACAAGTAACCACTGCTTTTCTTTCTCTGCTTCTGAAGCCTCTTATCATGAGAAATTCTCTTTTACATATATGGTGAATGTACCACTTAACCAAATTTGTATTTCCTGAACTATACCTGCATCACTAGGCTACGCTGTGGGAATAGGTTCTTAAAAGTTAGAACTATGCTATCCCTAGTACTTCCATGTTTGAGACTTACTACCTTATGACATGATCATTGTATCTCTTAAAAACTAGGCCACCCAGACACAAAAGAAAGATCCTAAGAATCTCCTATGAcgaataagaataaaattttaacttgaaaatCAGACTAACTTGTGAGAAAAAAGCCTTGCAATTGAACAAGTGACATTGTTCTCATGTAAGCGGTGTGAAACCATTAGTTATGCATCTCAAGGAAAACTCTAAAAAGGAATCTAGAGACTTGAAGTGCATGCAAGCATATAAAGCAAGTATATTGAGTTCCTTAGGAATAAAACAATGTTTGGAATGACTGAGAAAAGTAATTAAACTTGGATTGTAAAGTGAAAACAACTTCAGAAGCAATTGCTGCAAACCCTGGGAGACTTTTCCACACCAAAACAATATACAACCATCTTATTCTTACCGCATATTCTGACCACACTGCTTCTTGTGGCCTCTTCTTTGGCAAATGATCAGATGTTCCACTTTTTGAAGATGAAGGTTGCTGCAAAAAATGAAATGCTAATAAATCTGGATGACCAATTATAAGAGAAAATGAGGGGAGAAGCAGCATGTATTGTTTTCTGGCACTGCAAATTCATGATAATTATTAGAGCATACATAATTTCATCTAAAGCAAAGAGTGCATGGAGAGAGCAAAATCAAAAAACTTTCAGAGAGACAATCAGAGAGAAGAATCAGAGACATAGAGAATGATGGGGCAATGATTGTTTTGGTCGATCTTTAGTTAACTATAATGTGGACCTGAAAATACGCAGTAGAAAATTAAAAGGGCTAAGTACAAGACTACTGATATTTAATCAGCATTCAGAGAAATCCTTGATATAGAACATAGAAGAaacagaaacaacaacaacaatatacccaatatattcccacaaaggGGGGGGCTGGGGAAGGTacgtgtatgcagtccataccactacctcagaggtgagacAGAGAGGtagtttccaatagacccccggctcaagacaaaaaccgtctagaaaagaaatagtaaagaACACGAAACAATAGGTATTAACACACCACATAATAACATAAACAAGGCtatcaccaagtaatacaacaaaCGATAACACACTCTGAAACAAGGCTAGCACTATGACTACTAGCACTATGACTACTAGCACCAAGTAATCTCTCAAGGATTCATTGGTACTGCACTTTTTTTCTTGGCGGGAACGACTTATTATAGAACCCATCTTGTGTATCTAGATGAAATGGGCAGAATAGCTATTCCAATGCCAAAAATGTAGCATGCCTGACGATGTCAAAGAAACTCTTACAGTTTTTCCTTGCACCATTATTGAAATGGTAAGGATGTAGTACTAAAATCATTAGTTCTCTTTATCTGAGGAATAGGAGTGTCAGAAAGTTTTTTCATTCCTTCTATGACATTAAGACACAAGCCAAGTTTTAAAGTTGGAAAGAAATCTTTCAATTGAGTCATCATGGTTGGATTATGAAACTCTGATCAGACTCTCTAGGCAGAAGACACAAATTTAGCCAGGCACCTCATGGTTTTGTTTCTGGAGATCAGCTGCACTCAATGCGTGACAATTCCAGTTTTTATTTAGCTCGTTGCTTTTAAAATTATCTTGGGATTCCTTTGAGGTTGATATAAAGTATAAACTGAATTTAAGTTGCAAAATATACATTAGCCTCCTTCCCAGAGACAGGAAATCTGACTATGAACCTTTTTTGATAAGTAAATCTGAATATTAAACCTTATTGTCAACAagttttgaaatcaaatactCACCTTTAAAAAGGAATAGATGATCCAAGAGAACTGCACACGAACTTTACCTGAAAAGGGCATGGTACTAGAGTCCCAAAGAGATCTTCGGTAAGATCTGCAGCTCTGATAGAATAGAGTGCATTTTTAAGCCCGCAagagagaagatattcttctGTATCCTTAGGCATAGCGTAGCCTTTATAAACACTAACAGCAGGATCACATATCTGCCAGaaatagaagaggaagaaaaaacaATGCATTATATCAATTGCAAGTCTGGAAACTTCATTGTGATAacatatttcttcttttatttctatgctaatatttatttatatttcatttgttATCATATCACTAGATTTCACTAAAATAAGCCTACAGCACGGAGAATAGACTATCGACCAAAGTTTCACAGGATTTGACCCCTTCTAATTGTGTAAGAAGTCTAAGAATCCACTGTGAAGTCATCTCACAAGCATCATCCAATTACTGCAGAAGTCCTATCCATCCGTACTACATGTTCTCAAGTATGCTACCTGGCAATAGGCAGATGAAGTGGCAAATCCTAACAATATGGAGAGCAGGAGAAGGCATGGTTGCAGAACACGAACTTAGGAAAAATACTTTCTAATGGAAGCATAAACAATTAACTCAATTACCACTTTCTTTTATCCTCAAAATCTCACAGCTAGTGTTTTATAAATACAATGAGATCAAAGAATAACTTATAGAAGACAAAATTGCTTACACTACCCTCCTCTTATGATTAGGACATTCCTAAACGATTGTCATTCACTCAATGTCCTTACCTGAAATTGCAGTTAATAAATGAGGTCAATCTTATTACTACACAAGGTTTTGACATGGCAGAATCTACCTATGTCAATTAATCATCAAGATTATGAACAAGTAATTTTGTACATACTACATACTGTGTCAATAATTTCTGATGAATAGTATTGTACTTTTGTATTTCCCTCGGTAATAAAAGTCATCTACAAACAATAGAACAATTTAAAAACAAATCAATATATGAGTGAAATAACAGTAGTTAGTTAGTTACCGATGATCCGACTTGGGTTTGGCAATCACTCAAGTTTTTGTACACTCCAACCAGATCTCCTTTCCTAACAACAAAGAAACCACTCTCTTCCTTCATTGCTGGAGTGGAATCAGAATTCTGCGATTGAGAACTATCTCCACTATGCTTTTTGGACGAATAGCAGCGAACATAAGCTCTATTCAAATATGAGTTGGCATCAACTTTTCTAATTCTAGCATGACAAAAGTTTGTCTTCCATGAAAGAGATGGAAATACACAGATTGGACGCTTCACAACAAGATGGCTAGTCCTTGTTAATATTGCAGTAGAACATGCATGAAACAAGCTGTTCATTCCACAGGACTTCACTCAGATCCACCAGCTTCTGGAAAACAAACAGGGAAATTATATCTTTGCTCATTCAACT of the Capsicum annuum cultivar UCD-10X-F1 chromosome 11, UCD10Xv1.1, whole genome shotgun sequence genome contains:
- the LOC107847645 gene encoding uncharacterized protein LOC107847645 isoform X1, giving the protein MNSLFHACSTAILTRTSHLVVKRPICVFPSLSWKTNFCHARIRKVDANSYLNRAYVRCYSSKKHSGDSSQSQNSDSTPAMKEESGFFVVRKGDLVGVYKNLSDCQTQVGSSICDPAVSVYKGYAMPKDTEEYLLSCGLKNALYSIRAADLTEDLFGTLVPCPFQQPSSSKSGTSDHLPKKRPQEAVWSEYADGVGSAAISNDSGRKHVKLEHHKPDQVLALPSGQRSCTLEFDGASKGNPGQAGAGAVIRADDGSLTLRLREGLGVATSNHAEYRGFILGLKHALREGFTSIRVQGDSKLVCMQVQGLWKVKNQNIATVFEQAKQLKERFVSFRIIHVLRESNSDADQQANLAVELPEGQIQEEVEK
- the LOC107847645 gene encoding uncharacterized protein LOC107847645 isoform X2; its protein translation is MNSLFHACSTAILTRTSHLVVKRPICVFPSLSWKTNFCHARIRKVDANSYLNRAYVRCYSSKKHSGDSSQSQNSDSTPAMKEESGFFVVRKGDLVGVYKNLSDCQTQVGSSICDPAVSVYKGYAMPKDTEEYLLSCGLKNALYSIRAADLTEDLFGTLVPCPFQQPSSSKSGTSDHLPKKRPQEAVWSEYADGVGSAAISNDSGRKHVKLEHHKPDQVLALPSGRSCTLEFDGASKGNPGQAGAGAVIRADDGSLTLRLREGLGVATSNHAEYRGFILGLKHALREGFTSIRVQGDSKLVCMQVQGLWKVKNQNIATVFEQAKQLKERFVSFRIIHVLRESNSDADQQANLAVELPEGQIQEEVEK